A stretch of Desulfobacter hydrogenophilus DNA encodes these proteins:
- a CDS encoding helicase-related protein, with amino-acid sequence MVSAPNPFNFKDREWRISYKTSSAIPGQGAVSILHDFYIPVLTSSVDYKRVAGYFSSSSLAVASQGFSALVNSGGKIRLVVGSDLKENDVEAILKGDTLRMAEVLNSELEQQESWPKAVTRGVELLSWMVAKGYLDIRVAFRVHKDTGKALPFSSSEDGYVHEKWAVFTDQEGDRIYISGSLNESKTALLSNAENIDIHTDWWGKTDKLRVDEAQADFENIWNDKSAYLRVMTLPQAVKDKMITIAASAGTLAEIDGTQVDMPESMDLRAAVPRPTALELLRFRLIKDGPKLPRGRYVGMETAPVKAWPHQDVVARRIIETWPYSYLLCDEVGLGKTIEAGLVFRSLYLSGIAKRILITPPASLTRQWQREMASKFLLPFSRSLSGPYARQEIIYPTEKISPLKGLLDPDLSIVSTGLISRAERQQEIKTAKPFDITFVDEAHYARRKNSRNGHRVQARFGNLYETIRTHLRQKSKSLMLATATPMQIDWIEVFDLIHLTLRVGQFQEDPSLTWTYYDMLGAIVRGEKTSNDLWDFLKHAIVALDHHDPFYKGYLDNAVIDGRIKSTARQWLQRNRIPRGLDRKRIQRLIFSAAPLSRVMLRHTRPLLEIYREKGQLGANLAKRHILPVPKIVLNDLEKTAYDELEVYCRELVNRLASNKQGNKPPPSLGFLLSFLRLRLASSLFAIKETLKRRKKKVKATLNHMTPQPVGQNILGDIESCIDSNDESDKNIEELFLKDRTPADLKWELSKLTEMLGTLRDLSAPPSKFQELLNVLDRRKFSGNRIQQLVIFTRFYDTLSDIVTRLRSIDPGMRIGTYSGKGGQYVDSDTKQMNTVDREDIKHRFMGEEIDVLICTDAAAEGLNLQTADLIINYDLPWNPMKVEQRIGRIDRIGQKHDDIYVLNFCYVDSAEQIVYDRLLKRLVQAGDIVGTQQVSMLPVSVEEFNDLAAGDITPQELEASAKERIREQNNRRQSMEIPAQELYEIYLRLTQTQEKNSVPITLDNIWQAFTEADFLKSIGCRMLEENPDTIIELSGLDDLPEGACLTTDRKSFEQGGPELTDPLHFGSYGDPVFDAVINTYQAFELPPAIQRISETIQDIDTEVVGYAVAVKRQGKATSVKLVTRWSDLKNIEIDEKADLSQRDLALVKKQLHSLVRKEFDPTRAVGLLEQVNFKAATAQRIMNLICIKGLLLPIGSTEDENFWTITKGLEELVAQKDRLMVPKLPVDILKKIHPYLLAEIQVPKTGEYTTLTLAIHFIAAALDEGYRVADAMRVKKSELTVGSVRSRIDRELNKAFKMFQSWVILHKGT; translated from the coding sequence ATGGTATCTGCTCCGAACCCCTTCAATTTTAAAGACAGGGAATGGCGGATTTCCTATAAAACATCCTCCGCCATTCCTGGCCAAGGTGCCGTCAGTATTCTCCATGATTTTTATATACCGGTGTTGACATCCAGCGTGGATTACAAACGGGTGGCCGGGTATTTCAGTTCCTCCTCCCTGGCAGTGGCATCCCAGGGATTTTCCGCCCTGGTAAACTCGGGCGGAAAAATCCGCCTGGTTGTGGGATCGGACCTGAAAGAAAATGATGTGGAAGCCATCCTAAAGGGAGATACCCTGCGCATGGCTGAGGTCCTCAACAGCGAACTGGAGCAGCAGGAAAGCTGGCCCAAAGCTGTCACCCGGGGAGTGGAGCTTCTATCATGGATGGTTGCCAAGGGATATCTTGACATCCGGGTGGCATTCCGGGTTCATAAAGATACGGGCAAGGCGCTACCCTTTTCATCTTCCGAAGACGGGTATGTCCATGAAAAATGGGCGGTATTCACCGATCAAGAGGGAGATCGCATCTATATTTCCGGCTCATTGAACGAATCCAAAACCGCATTGTTGTCAAATGCGGAAAACATTGACATTCACACAGATTGGTGGGGTAAAACAGACAAGCTCAGGGTGGATGAGGCCCAGGCGGATTTTGAAAATATATGGAATGACAAGTCCGCGTATCTGCGTGTTATGACCCTGCCCCAGGCCGTCAAAGACAAGATGATTACCATCGCGGCATCGGCTGGCACTCTGGCTGAAATAGACGGCACCCAGGTGGATATGCCCGAGTCCATGGACCTGAGGGCGGCGGTGCCCCGTCCAACGGCCTTGGAACTGCTTCGCTTCAGGCTCATCAAAGACGGCCCAAAGCTTCCCCGGGGGCGGTATGTGGGGATGGAAACAGCGCCGGTGAAGGCCTGGCCGCATCAGGATGTGGTTGCCCGGCGTATCATAGAGACCTGGCCATACAGCTACCTGCTCTGTGATGAGGTCGGGCTGGGAAAAACCATTGAAGCGGGCCTTGTGTTCAGATCCCTTTACCTGTCAGGTATTGCCAAACGGATTCTGATCACCCCGCCGGCCAGTTTGACCCGGCAGTGGCAGCGGGAAATGGCGTCCAAGTTTCTTTTGCCTTTTTCCAGATCTTTGTCAGGGCCTTATGCCCGGCAGGAAATCATTTACCCCACGGAAAAAATCAGCCCATTAAAAGGCCTGCTTGATCCGGATCTGTCCATTGTCTCAACCGGATTGATTTCACGGGCAGAACGACAGCAGGAAATCAAGACGGCCAAGCCTTTTGATATCACCTTTGTGGATGAAGCCCATTACGCCAGAAGGAAAAACTCCAGAAACGGCCACCGGGTTCAGGCCAGATTCGGCAATCTGTACGAAACCATCAGGACCCATTTAAGGCAGAAATCAAAATCATTGATGCTGGCGACAGCAACCCCCATGCAGATTGACTGGATAGAGGTCTTTGATCTCATTCATCTCACCCTCAGGGTGGGACAGTTCCAGGAAGATCCATCACTGACCTGGACCTATTATGACATGCTCGGGGCCATCGTCAGGGGAGAAAAAACCTCCAACGACCTGTGGGATTTCTTAAAGCATGCCATTGTGGCACTGGATCACCATGATCCCTTTTATAAAGGATACCTTGATAATGCCGTTATTGATGGCCGGATAAAAAGTACGGCCCGCCAATGGCTGCAGCGAAACCGTATTCCCAGGGGACTGGATAGAAAACGGATACAGCGACTCATTTTCTCCGCGGCCCCCCTGTCCAGGGTCATGCTCCGCCACACCCGTCCCCTGCTGGAAATTTATCGGGAAAAGGGACAGCTGGGGGCCAACCTGGCCAAACGGCACATCCTGCCCGTACCTAAAATCGTACTCAATGATCTTGAAAAAACAGCCTATGATGAGCTTGAAGTGTATTGCCGGGAACTGGTCAACAGGCTTGCCTCGAATAAGCAGGGAAATAAGCCGCCGCCCAGCCTGGGCTTTTTATTAAGCTTTCTGCGACTAAGGCTGGCCTCAAGTCTGTTTGCAATTAAGGAGACACTAAAGCGCAGGAAAAAAAAGGTCAAAGCCACCCTGAACCATATGACCCCACAGCCGGTGGGCCAGAATATACTGGGTGATATTGAGTCCTGTATTGACAGCAATGATGAATCTGACAAAAATATTGAAGAACTGTTTTTAAAAGACAGAACGCCGGCTGACTTGAAATGGGAATTGTCAAAACTAACCGAAATGCTGGGCACCCTGCGTGACCTGTCCGCCCCGCCGTCCAAATTCCAGGAATTGCTCAATGTCCTTGATAGACGAAAATTTTCAGGGAACCGAATTCAACAATTGGTAATTTTCACTCGGTTTTACGATACCCTATCCGATATTGTCACACGGCTCAGGTCCATTGATCCCGGTATGCGCATCGGAACATACTCCGGTAAAGGGGGGCAATATGTGGATTCGGATACCAAACAGATGAATACGGTTGACCGGGAAGATATCAAACACCGGTTCATGGGTGAAGAAATTGATGTGCTGATCTGTACAGATGCCGCAGCGGAAGGCTTGAACCTTCAAACCGCAGATCTCATCATCAACTATGATCTGCCATGGAATCCCATGAAAGTGGAGCAGCGTATCGGCCGTATTGACCGGATCGGCCAGAAACATGATGACATATACGTCCTGAACTTTTGCTATGTTGATTCCGCGGAGCAGATCGTTTATGACCGTTTACTTAAACGTTTGGTCCAGGCCGGTGATATTGTCGGCACCCAGCAGGTTTCCATGCTGCCGGTCAGTGTGGAAGAATTCAATGATCTTGCAGCTGGAGATATAACGCCCCAGGAGTTGGAGGCCTCAGCAAAAGAGAGAATCAGGGAACAAAACAACCGCAGACAGAGCATGGAGATCCCGGCCCAGGAATTATATGAGATCTATCTGCGCCTCACCCAGACCCAGGAGAAAAACAGCGTACCCATCACCCTTGATAATATCTGGCAGGCATTTACAGAAGCCGATTTCCTGAAAAGCATCGGCTGCCGGATGCTTGAAGAAAACCCCGACACCATCATTGAACTTTCGGGCCTTGATGATTTACCAGAGGGGGCCTGCCTGACAACAGACCGAAAATCATTTGAGCAGGGCGGTCCGGAATTAACCGATCCACTCCATTTCGGATCATATGGAGATCCTGTCTTTGATGCCGTAATAAATACCTATCAGGCATTTGAACTGCCGCCGGCTATTCAAAGGATATCTGAAACGATCCAGGATATAGATACCGAGGTGGTGGGGTATGCTGTGGCAGTTAAAAGACAGGGCAAGGCCACCTCTGTGAAATTAGTAACCCGGTGGTCAGATTTAAAAAATATTGAGATAGATGAGAAGGCTGACTTATCACAGAGGGATCTGGCCCTTGTAAAAAAACAGCTCCATAGCCTGGTCAGAAAAGAATTTGACCCCACAAGGGCGGTGGGCCTGCTTGAGCAAGTGAATTTCAAAGCAGCAACAGCCCAAAGAATAATGAATCTAATCTGCATCAAGGGGCTTCTTCTTCCCATCGGAAGTACAGAAGATGAAAATTTCTGGACAATAACCAAGGGGCTTGAAGAGCTGGTGGCTCAGAAAGACAGGCTCATGGTCCCCAAATTACCCGTTGATATCCTGAAAAAAATACACCCCTATCTTCTGGCGGAAATCCAGGT